One genomic window of Globicephala melas chromosome 8, mGloMel1.2, whole genome shotgun sequence includes the following:
- the MRPL23 gene encoding large ribosomal subunit protein uL23m, which produces MARNVLYPLYQLGNPQLRVFRTNFFIQLVRPGVAQPEDTVQFRIPMEMTRVDLRNYLGHIYNVPVAAVRTRVQHGSNRRRDYRNVRIKKPDYKVAHVQLAHGQTFTFPDLFPEKKRAEGSSVTEDLQDQVLEDQRRRQSCDPRLGGVPGWFGL; this is translated from the exons ATGGCGCGGAATGTGCT GTACCCTCTGTACCAGCTGGGCAACCCCCAGCTCCGGGTCTTCCGCACCAACTTCTTCATCCAGTTGGTGCGGCCCGGCGTGGCCCAGCCCGAGGACACCGTGCAGTTCCGGATCCCCATGGA GATGACCAGAGTGGACCTCAGGAATTACCTCGGGCACATTTACAACGTGCCCGTGGCTGCTGTGCGGACAAGGGTGCAGCACG GTTCCAACAGGAGGAGGGATTACAGGAACGTCAGGATAAAGAAACCAGATTACAAGGTGGCGCACGTGCAGCTG GCGCACGGACAGACCTTCACGTTCCCAGATCTGTTTCCTGAGAAAAAGAGGGCTGAAGGCAGTTCTGTGACTGAGGACCTGCAGGACCAGGTCCTGGAAGACCAGCGGCGGAGGCAGAGCTGCGACCCCCGGCTCGGGGGCGTCCCTGGCTGGTTCGGCCTGTGA